Within Gilvibacter sp. SZ-19, the genomic segment AGAGCTCGGGCTAGACACCACTTGTATCTATCCGCATAAAGAGTTGGCAACGGGTTATGTCAATGTGGAACTTGACCAAGCAGGTGCAGCCACTTATACCATAGGCCAGCCGGTAGCTTGGGATCATATTCCAGCACCTGAAATTTTAGTTGATAATCCCATCTTGGTTTTTGGTAGTTTGGCCTTGCGCGAAGCATTCAACCTGAGCCAGCTTCACAAATTAGTGGAGCGTTGCGATACCGTGGTTTTCGATATCAACCTCAGGCCACCACATTATCAAATGAATCAGCTGATTCCGTTAATGGAAAAGGCTAGTTGTATCAAGCTCAACGAAGATGAGCTTCCTTTGGTACTTAAGGAGTTAGATATTACTGCGGATGCATTAGAGCAACAACTTCATTTACTCGCTGCCGAAACTCAGACAGAAACGCTCTGTGTAACTTTAGGCGAGAACGGCGCCGTTGTTTTACATCGCGGAGAATTCTACAGCCAAAAAGGGTTTCCTGCCCAAGTAGTGGATACTGTAGGTTCGGGAGACGCTTTTCTAGCGGCTTTTATTTACGGTTTCTATTTGTTGCAAGAAGGTCCGCAAGCTGCTTTGAAACGAGGCTGTGCACTCGGGTCATTAGTAGCCGCAACGGCTGGAGCAACTGCAGAAATTCCAATGACCGAACTCGAAGCTCGTTTAAAGAATTAGGACTCGGCGGTAAGGGCTACTTTGCTTACCATAGAAGAGCCTCTGCCTATGACCTTGGTTGGCATAGCTATGGTCTCTGGAGGCAAGAGCTGCCCGTTCTTTTTGGCTTGCAGTTCCTTAAAGAGCCTTTTGAATACTTTTTTGCCCATTTT encodes:
- a CDS encoding carbohydrate kinase gives rise to the protein MKKPNTPNVVCYGEILWDCFPDREVLGGAPFNVAFRLHRLGAEVQLISAVGNDARGHETYFALEELGLDTTCIYPHKELATGYVNVELDQAGAATYTIGQPVAWDHIPAPEILVDNPILVFGSLALREAFNLSQLHKLVERCDTVVFDINLRPPHYQMNQLIPLMEKASCIKLNEDELPLVLKELDITADALEQQLHLLAAETQTETLCVTLGENGAVVLHRGEFYSQKGFPAQVVDTVGSGDAFLAAFIYGFYLLQEGPQAALKRGCALGSLVAATAGATAEIPMTELEARLKN